From the Salmo trutta chromosome 2, fSalTru1.1, whole genome shotgun sequence genome, one window contains:
- the LOC115160140 gene encoding uncharacterized protein LOC115160140 isoform X3, protein MRTFFTVVCGNTLGSHKDFLKQLTMQRDFTEVWTPEKSDVIITFCPIVSRAGTDIEAALQEIPSNEAGKRVVLVVLHHSFNPDCTVPDSSRLVTRDDMITVDCLFHENQGLLDCPRNKEAVGTIWRGLNIQPKNKITTKHWFKDTKMDDGSTASELKKSKKQVDALKKELQETKCDLEVLNQQCVYKDELLKQIDELNQKLELQVHDLKIEVERLTSELSAQMTDSATKPENRL, encoded by the exons ATGAGAACATTCTTCACTGTTGTCTGTGGCAATACCTTGGGTTCTCATAAGGACTTTTTGAAACAACTCACCATGCAACGAGACTTTACTGAAGTGTGGACCCCGGAGAAGAGTGATGTCATCATAACTTTCTGTCCTATCGTCAGTCGTGCTGGGACTGATATTGAAGCAGCACTGCAGGAGATCCCAAGTAACGAAG CTGGTAAACGTGTTGTTTTGGTGGTGCTGCATCATTCCTTCAACCCTGACTGCACAGTACCCGACAGTAGCAGACTGGTGACCAGAGATGATATGATAACAGTGGACTGTCTGTTTCATGAGAACCAGGGACTACTGGACTGTCCTCGCAATAAAGAAGCAGTCGGTACGATTTGGAGGGGTCTGAACATACAGCCAAAG AATAAGATCACCACAAAACATTGGTTCAAAGACACAAAAATGGATGACGGGAGCACTGCCAGTGAGCTGAAGAAGAGTAAGAAGCAAGTGGATGCACTGAAaaaagaactacaggaaacaaaATGTGACCTAGAAGTCCTCAATCAGCAATGTGTATATAAGGACGAACTACTAAAGCAGATAGATGAACTAAACCAAAAACTTG AACTACAGGTACATGATCTGAAGATTGAAGTAGAGAGACTGACAAGCGAGCTCTCAGCCCAGATGACTG
- the LOC115160140 gene encoding uncharacterized protein LOC115160140 isoform X2 → MAESSVHSNPRMRTFFTVVCGNTLGSHKDFLKQLTMQRDFTEVWTPEKSDVIITFCPIVSRAGTDIEAALQEIPSNEAGKRVVLVVLHHSFNPDCTVPDSSRLVTRDDMITVDCLFHENQGLLDCPRNKEAVGTIWRGLNIQPKNKITTKHWFKDTKMDDGSTASELKKSKKQVDALKKELQETKCDLEVLNQQCVYKDELLKQIDELNQKLELQVHDLKIEVERLTSELSAQMTDSATKPENRL, encoded by the exons ATGGCTGAGTCCAGTGTTCATA GTAATCCAAGGATGAGAACATTCTTCACTGTTGTCTGTGGCAATACCTTGGGTTCTCATAAGGACTTTTTGAAACAACTCACCATGCAACGAGACTTTACTGAAGTGTGGACCCCGGAGAAGAGTGATGTCATCATAACTTTCTGTCCTATCGTCAGTCGTGCTGGGACTGATATTGAAGCAGCACTGCAGGAGATCCCAAGTAACGAAG CTGGTAAACGTGTTGTTTTGGTGGTGCTGCATCATTCCTTCAACCCTGACTGCACAGTACCCGACAGTAGCAGACTGGTGACCAGAGATGATATGATAACAGTGGACTGTCTGTTTCATGAGAACCAGGGACTACTGGACTGTCCTCGCAATAAAGAAGCAGTCGGTACGATTTGGAGGGGTCTGAACATACAGCCAAAG AATAAGATCACCACAAAACATTGGTTCAAAGACACAAAAATGGATGACGGGAGCACTGCCAGTGAGCTGAAGAAGAGTAAGAAGCAAGTGGATGCACTGAAaaaagaactacaggaaacaaaATGTGACCTAGAAGTCCTCAATCAGCAATGTGTATATAAGGACGAACTACTAAAGCAGATAGATGAACTAAACCAAAAACTTG AACTACAGGTACATGATCTGAAGATTGAAGTAGAGAGACTGACAAGCGAGCTCTCAGCCCAGATGACTG
- the LOC115160140 gene encoding uncharacterized protein LOC115160140 isoform X1 → MHRESYIRVRVLPDKMAESSVHSNPRMRTFFTVVCGNTLGSHKDFLKQLTMQRDFTEVWTPEKSDVIITFCPIVSRAGTDIEAALQEIPSNEAGKRVVLVVLHHSFNPDCTVPDSSRLVTRDDMITVDCLFHENQGLLDCPRNKEAVGTIWRGLNIQPKNKITTKHWFKDTKMDDGSTASELKKSKKQVDALKKELQETKCDLEVLNQQCVYKDELLKQIDELNQKLELQVHDLKIEVERLTSELSAQMTDSATKPENRL, encoded by the exons ACAAAATGGCTGAGTCCAGTGTTCATA GTAATCCAAGGATGAGAACATTCTTCACTGTTGTCTGTGGCAATACCTTGGGTTCTCATAAGGACTTTTTGAAACAACTCACCATGCAACGAGACTTTACTGAAGTGTGGACCCCGGAGAAGAGTGATGTCATCATAACTTTCTGTCCTATCGTCAGTCGTGCTGGGACTGATATTGAAGCAGCACTGCAGGAGATCCCAAGTAACGAAG CTGGTAAACGTGTTGTTTTGGTGGTGCTGCATCATTCCTTCAACCCTGACTGCACAGTACCCGACAGTAGCAGACTGGTGACCAGAGATGATATGATAACAGTGGACTGTCTGTTTCATGAGAACCAGGGACTACTGGACTGTCCTCGCAATAAAGAAGCAGTCGGTACGATTTGGAGGGGTCTGAACATACAGCCAAAG AATAAGATCACCACAAAACATTGGTTCAAAGACACAAAAATGGATGACGGGAGCACTGCCAGTGAGCTGAAGAAGAGTAAGAAGCAAGTGGATGCACTGAAaaaagaactacaggaaacaaaATGTGACCTAGAAGTCCTCAATCAGCAATGTGTATATAAGGACGAACTACTAAAGCAGATAGATGAACTAAACCAAAAACTTG AACTACAGGTACATGATCTGAAGATTGAAGTAGAGAGACTGACAAGCGAGCTCTCAGCCCAGATGACTG